In a single window of the Nicotiana tomentosiformis chromosome 8, ASM39032v3, whole genome shotgun sequence genome:
- the LOC138897726 gene encoding uncharacterized protein has translation MAVESEVTEYDSIFALMAKSDEDEEDDNEDEVNFLDVQRNLKSYSQKKRISLANILIDSYHSLINDKNALTTKLGEIEHERDDLVVVAVNLRETIESLKGEKDILTERIANKEHERDDLLVVVVDLKETNEELRSKSRPMNTQNGKEVASEPHLRLENEQKLVKSKSGAVKVSNQRWYMDSCCSKHMTGSNNDFLSLKALQGGSASFGNGKKGYILGVGRIGKSLIHSIENMYYVNGLKYILLSISQICDKGNKVEFVSKICTVTNLVIGDVILMAKRYKNIYVVDFESLYNGDLMCLSAVDDDAKLWHRRLGHASFTLLNMLVRKDLVR, from the exons ATGGCAGTAGAAAGTGAAGTAACTGAATATGATTCCATATTTGCTCTAATGGCTAAATCAGATGAGGATGAGGAAGATGACAATGaagatgaggtaaactttctggATGTTCAAAGAAATCTGAAATCCTATTCTCAAAAGAAGCGTATATCTTTGGCTAATATTTTAATTGATTCTTATCACAGTCTCATTAATGATAAAAATGCGCTAACCACAAAACTAGGAGAAATAGAACATGAGAGAGATGATCTAGTGGTGGTTGCGGTTAATCTAAGAGAGACCATTGAGAGTTTAAAAGGGGAAAAGGATATTTTGACTGAGAGAATTGCAAACAaagagcatgagagagatgacctattGGTAGTAGTTGTAGACCTAAAGGAAACAAATGAGGAACTAAGAAGCAAAAGTAGGCCTATGAACACTCAAAAtggaaaggaagttgcaagtgagcCACACCTTAGGcttgaaaatgagcaaaaattaGTGAAATCTAAGTCT GGAGCAGTGAAAGTAAGCAACCAAAGATGGTACATGGATAGTTGTTGTTCGAAGCATATGACTGGAAGCAAtaatgatttcctttcactcaaagccctgcaaggagggagtgcatcctttggaaatggcaaaaagggatacattcttggagtaggaagaattggaaagTCTCTCATTCACTCAATCGAAAATATGTATTACGTGAATGGCCTGAAGTACATCTTACTAAGCATCTCTCAGATCTGCGACAAAGGCAACAaggtggaatttgtgtcaaaaatTTGTACAGTCACAAATCTTGTGATTGGTGATGTGATCCTGATGGCAAAAAGATACAAAAACATCTATGTCGTTGATTTTGAATCACTATATAATGGGGATCTCATGTGTCTGAGTGCTGTGGATGATGACGCTAAACTATGGCACAGAAGGTTGGGCCATGCAAGTTTTACATTACTGAACATGTTGGtcaggaaggacctggttcgttGA